In the Streptomyces formicae genome, one interval contains:
- a CDS encoding NADH-quinone oxidoreductase subunit D — MSPTTETTTETTLGIGGAAESTDMVLNIGPQHPSTHGVLRLRLVLDGERIQHAEPVIGYMHRGAEKLFEARDYRQIVMLANRHDWLSAFSNELGVVLAVERMLGMEVPERAVWTRTLLAELNRVLNHLMFLGSYPLELGGITPVFHAFREREELQNVMEEISGGRMHYMFNRVGGLKEDLPAGWTTRAREAVASVRSRMDVYDRLVLGNEIFRGRTRGVGVLTPEAVHAYGVSGPIARASGVDFDLRRDEPYLAYGELQDTLKVVTRQEGDCLARFECLLEQTHVALDLADACLDRLFDLPQGPINQRLPKVLKAPEGHTYAWTENPLGINGYYLVSKGEKTPYRLKLRSASYNNIQALAELLPGQLVADMVAILGSLFFVVGDIDK, encoded by the coding sequence ATGAGTCCCACGACGGAGACCACCACGGAGACCACGCTCGGCATCGGCGGCGCGGCGGAGAGCACCGACATGGTGCTCAACATCGGCCCCCAGCACCCGTCCACGCACGGAGTGCTGCGGCTGCGCCTCGTCCTGGACGGCGAGCGCATCCAGCACGCGGAGCCGGTCATCGGCTACATGCACCGCGGCGCGGAGAAGCTCTTCGAGGCCAGGGACTACCGCCAGATCGTGATGCTGGCCAACCGCCACGACTGGCTGTCGGCGTTCTCGAACGAGCTGGGCGTGGTGCTCGCCGTCGAGCGGATGCTCGGCATGGAGGTGCCCGAGCGCGCGGTCTGGACGCGCACGCTGCTCGCCGAGCTGAACCGGGTGCTCAACCACCTGATGTTCCTCGGCTCCTACCCCCTCGAACTGGGCGGGATCACCCCGGTGTTCCACGCGTTCCGCGAGCGCGAGGAGCTCCAGAACGTGATGGAGGAGATCTCCGGCGGCCGCATGCACTACATGTTCAACCGCGTCGGCGGTCTCAAGGAGGACCTGCCCGCGGGATGGACCACCCGCGCGCGGGAGGCCGTCGCGTCGGTGCGCTCGCGCATGGACGTCTACGACCGTCTGGTGCTCGGCAACGAGATCTTCCGCGGCCGCACGCGCGGCGTCGGCGTCCTGACCCCCGAGGCGGTGCACGCTTACGGAGTGAGCGGTCCCATCGCGCGTGCCTCCGGAGTCGACTTCGACCTGCGCCGCGACGAGCCCTACCTCGCGTACGGCGAACTCCAGGACACCCTGAAGGTCGTCACCCGGCAGGAGGGCGACTGCCTGGCCCGCTTCGAGTGCCTCCTGGAGCAGACCCACGTCGCCCTGGACCTCGCCGACGCCTGCCTCGACCGGCTCTTCGACCTGCCGCAGGGCCCGATCAACCAGCGCCTGCCCAAGGTCCTCAAGGCCCCCGAGGGCCACACGTACGCGTGGACCGAGAATCCGCTCGGCATCAACGGCTACTACCTGGTCAGCAAGGGCGAGAAGACCCCGTACCGGCTGAAGCTGCGCTCCGCCTCGTACAACAACATCCAGGCCCTGGCCGAGCTGCTCCCGGGCCAACTGGTCGCGGACATGGTGGCGATCCTTGGATCACTCTTCTTCGTGGTCGGCGACATCGACAAGTAG
- a CDS encoding SAM-dependent methyltransferase, protein MTNDKEPEPTARRGGWREATETALYGPEGFYRRPEGPAGHFRTSVHASPLYAGAVALLLCRVDAALDHPDELAFVDMGAGRGELTEGVVAALPADVAARVRAYAVERAERPAGLDPRIAWRAAPPAGVTGLLFANEWLDNVPLDVAEVADDGTVRHVLVDAEGGETLAEPVEGADAEWLARWWPLASEPGLRAEIGLPRDRAWAAAVSTLARGLAVAVDYAHQRAARPPFGTLTGFADGRGTTPVPDGSCDITAHVALDACALDGAALLTQRAALGALGVSGARPPLSLASSDPTAYVRALTRAGEAAELTASGGLGDFGWLVQPVGVPLDAVLPGKAALLVDVADHEEE, encoded by the coding sequence GTGACGAACGACAAAGAACCCGAGCCGACGGCACGGCGAGGCGGCTGGCGCGAGGCGACGGAAACCGCCCTGTACGGCCCTGAAGGCTTCTATCGGCGCCCCGAGGGGCCCGCGGGTCACTTCCGTACGTCCGTGCACGCCTCGCCCCTCTACGCGGGCGCCGTGGCGCTGCTCCTGTGCCGCGTGGACGCGGCGCTCGACCACCCGGACGAGTTGGCCTTCGTCGACATGGGCGCGGGCCGCGGCGAGCTGACCGAGGGCGTCGTCGCCGCGCTGCCCGCCGATGTGGCGGCACGCGTGCGTGCGTACGCGGTGGAGCGCGCGGAGCGTCCCGCCGGACTCGACCCGCGCATCGCGTGGCGGGCCGCTCCCCCGGCCGGTGTCACCGGCCTGCTCTTCGCCAACGAGTGGCTGGACAACGTCCCCTTGGACGTCGCCGAGGTGGCCGACGACGGCACGGTGCGCCACGTCCTGGTCGACGCGGAAGGCGGCGAGACGCTGGCGGAGCCCGTCGAGGGGGCGGACGCCGAGTGGCTCGCGCGCTGGTGGCCTCTGGCGTCCGAACCCGGCCTTCGCGCGGAGATCGGCCTCCCCAGGGACCGGGCGTGGGCGGCCGCCGTGTCGACCCTCGCGCGCGGCCTCGCGGTGGCCGTGGACTACGCCCACCAGCGAGCGGCGCGACCGCCGTTCGGGACCCTCACGGGCTTCGCCGACGGCCGCGGGACGACGCCCGTGCCGGACGGCTCCTGCGACATCACCGCCCATGTGGCGCTGGACGCGTGCGCGCTCGACGGGGCAGCCCTGCTCACCCAGCGGGCGGCGCTCGGCGCGCTCGGGGTGAGCGGCGCCCGCCCCCCGCTGTCCCTGGCCTCCAGCGACCCCACGGCGTACGTGCGGGCCCTCACACGCGCGGGAGAGGCGGCGGAACTGACCGCGTCCGGCGGGCTCGGGGACTTCGGGTGGCTGGTGCAGCCCGTGGGCGTACCCCTGGACGCGGTCCTCCCCGGAAAAGCGGCCCTACTTGTCGATGTCGCCGACCACGAAGAAGAGTGA
- a CDS encoding sensor histidine kinase, which yields MQRLYDFLRRHPVWVDGFWGLVLFGISGISLLAMVEGSGRAEPNVAVIPVALGLSLVVALRRRATEQMLVLAAVIGVAQLIFDVETLPANFAMLVIIYTAAADGEKWASRFALIGGLCAAPLSMMRWPTENISAFGHILFTMFQIVPFALAWVLGDSIRTRRAYLAQLEERADRLEKEREAQSKVAVAAERARIARELHDVVAHNVSVMVVQADGAAYVMDTAPEQARKALETISGTGRQALAEMRRLLGVLRTGEPEESGEYVPQPDVEQLDELIEQVRTAGLPVDFKVEGTPRPLPSGVELTAYRIVQEALTNTRKHGGENAGASVRLVYFDDGLGLLVEDDGKGAPHELYEDGGADGSGHGLIGMRERVGMVGGTLDAGPRPGGGFRISALLPLKPAH from the coding sequence GTGCAGCGCCTCTACGACTTCCTCCGCAGACACCCCGTGTGGGTCGACGGCTTCTGGGGTCTCGTTCTTTTCGGGATCTCCGGGATCAGCCTCCTCGCCATGGTCGAGGGCAGCGGGCGGGCCGAGCCGAACGTCGCGGTGATCCCCGTGGCCCTCGGGCTGTCCCTGGTGGTCGCGCTGCGCCGACGGGCGACCGAGCAGATGCTGGTGCTCGCCGCGGTGATCGGCGTCGCCCAGCTGATCTTCGACGTCGAGACGCTGCCCGCGAACTTCGCGATGCTCGTGATCATCTACACGGCGGCGGCCGACGGCGAGAAGTGGGCCTCCCGGTTCGCGCTGATCGGCGGTCTGTGCGCGGCGCCGCTGTCGATGATGCGCTGGCCCACGGAGAACATAAGCGCCTTTGGGCACATCCTCTTCACGATGTTCCAGATCGTCCCCTTCGCGCTCGCCTGGGTGCTCGGCGACTCCATCCGCACCCGCCGGGCCTACCTCGCCCAGCTGGAGGAGCGCGCCGACCGCCTGGAGAAGGAGCGCGAGGCGCAGTCCAAGGTCGCGGTGGCGGCCGAGCGGGCCAGGATCGCCCGCGAGCTGCACGACGTCGTCGCGCACAACGTCTCGGTGATGGTCGTGCAGGCCGACGGCGCCGCGTACGTCATGGACACCGCGCCCGAGCAGGCCAGGAAGGCCCTGGAGACCATCTCGGGCACCGGCCGCCAGGCACTGGCCGAGATGCGCCGCCTGCTGGGCGTGCTGCGCACCGGGGAGCCCGAGGAGAGCGGCGAGTACGTCCCGCAGCCCGACGTCGAGCAGCTCGACGAGCTCATCGAACAGGTGCGCACGGCGGGTCTGCCCGTCGACTTCAAGGTCGAGGGCACTCCGCGCCCGCTGCCCAGCGGCGTGGAGCTCACCGCGTACCGCATCGTGCAGGAGGCGCTCACCAACACCCGCAAGCACGGCGGTGAGAACGCCGGTGCGAGCGTGCGCCTCGTCTACTTCGACGACGGCCTCGGGCTGCTCGTCGAGGACGACGGCAAGGGCGCCCCGCACGAGCTGTACGAGGACGGCGGCGCCGACGGCAGCGGGCACGGACTGATCGGCATGCGCGAGCGCGTCGGTATGGTCGGCGGCACGCTGGACGCGGGACCGCGGCCCGGCGGGGGCTTCCGCATCAGCGCCCTGCTGCCGCTCAAGCCCGCACATTGA
- a CDS encoding response regulator transcription factor produces the protein MSIRVMLVDDQVLLRTGFRMVLAAQPDMEVVAEAGDGVEALEVLRATKVDVVLMDVRMPKLDGVEATRRICQGVNPPKVLILTTFDLDEYAFSGLKAGASGFMLKDVPPGELLTAIRSVHSGDAVVAPSTTRRLLDRFAPMLPNTGGQPQHKRLERLTEREREVMILVAQGLSNGEIAARLVLSEATVKTHVGRILTKLDLRDRVQVVVLAYETGLVRAGGAG, from the coding sequence ATGTCGATCCGCGTGATGCTCGTCGACGACCAGGTGCTGCTGCGCACCGGGTTCCGGATGGTGCTCGCCGCCCAGCCGGACATGGAGGTCGTCGCGGAGGCGGGCGACGGCGTCGAGGCGCTCGAAGTGCTGCGCGCGACCAAGGTCGACGTGGTCCTCATGGACGTCCGCATGCCCAAGCTCGACGGCGTGGAGGCCACCCGGCGCATCTGCCAGGGCGTGAACCCGCCGAAGGTGCTGATCCTGACCACCTTCGACCTGGACGAGTACGCCTTCTCCGGGCTGAAGGCCGGCGCCTCGGGCTTCATGCTCAAGGACGTGCCTCCGGGGGAGCTGCTCACCGCGATCCGCTCGGTGCACAGCGGTGACGCGGTGGTCGCGCCCTCCACGACGCGGCGCCTGCTCGACCGCTTCGCGCCGATGCTGCCGAACACCGGGGGGCAGCCCCAGCACAAGCGCCTGGAGCGCCTCACCGAGCGCGAGCGCGAGGTGATGATCCTGGTCGCGCAGGGCCTGTCGAACGGCGAGATCGCGGCGCGCCTCGTCCTCTCGGAGGCGACCGTGAAGACGCACGTCGGCCGGATCCTGACGAAGCTGGACCTGCGCGACCGCGTGCAGGTGGTTGTCCTCGCGTACGAGACCGGTCTGGTGCGCGCCGGGGGCGCGGGCTAG
- a CDS encoding serine hydrolase domain-containing protein — MREQVWQRFPSTGRRRGARRATVRAAAALAVGTMALGVLGQPAAAAAHRPDAFKAGLNSLVRQDGVPAALASVKDGKGHTRTYTAGVGDLATGAKVPRDGQVRIGSNTKTFTAVVVLQLVDEGKVRLDTPIEHYLPGLVRGEGIDGNDITVRMLLQHTSGLPNYVKYLDAEPRPYTPRELLDRALQHKKDFDPGKKWEYSNTNYVLAGMLVEKVTKHRVAHEIQRRVIEPLGLRHTYFPAPGETKIREAHPKGYDRDASGAPLDVTEFDPSWGWSAGQMVSTNSDLNRFAAAILDGSLLSDTQLAQMRTTVSAEYFGPGARYGLGLVSKPLSCGGVYWGHGGSMTGYETRGGATEDGRAANVAVTTQPSDPNVMKHVDRVVDKALCDS; from the coding sequence GTGCGTGAGCAGGTATGGCAGAGGTTCCCTTCCACCGGTCGACGGAGGGGCGCCCGGCGCGCCACCGTGCGGGCCGCCGCCGCGCTGGCCGTCGGCACCATGGCGCTCGGCGTCCTGGGACAACCGGCGGCAGCCGCCGCCCACCGGCCGGACGCCTTCAAGGCGGGCCTGAACTCCCTGGTGCGCCAGGACGGCGTGCCCGCCGCGCTCGCGAGCGTCAAGGACGGCAAGGGCCACACCCGTACGTACACAGCGGGCGTCGGCGACCTGGCCACCGGTGCGAAGGTGCCGAGGGACGGCCAGGTGCGGATCGGCAGCAACACCAAGACGTTCACCGCGGTGGTCGTCCTGCAACTGGTCGACGAGGGGAAGGTCCGCCTCGACACCCCGATCGAGCACTACCTGCCGGGCCTCGTGCGCGGGGAGGGCATCGACGGGAACGACATCACCGTCCGCATGCTCCTGCAACACACCAGCGGACTGCCCAACTACGTCAAGTACCTCGACGCCGAGCCCCGTCCCTATACCCCGCGCGAGCTCCTGGACCGCGCCCTCCAGCACAAGAAGGACTTCGACCCGGGCAAGAAGTGGGAGTACAGCAACACGAATTACGTGCTGGCGGGAATGCTCGTCGAGAAGGTCACCAAGCACCGCGTCGCCCACGAGATCCAGCGGCGCGTCATCGAGCCCCTCGGGCTGCGCCACACCTACTTCCCCGCGCCCGGTGAGACGAAGATCCGGGAGGCCCACCCCAAGGGCTACGACCGGGACGCCTCGGGCGCCCCGCTCGACGTCACCGAATTCGACCCCTCCTGGGGCTGGTCGGCGGGCCAGATGGTCTCCACCAACTCCGACCTCAACCGGTTCGCCGCCGCGATCCTGGACGGCAGTCTCCTCTCGGACACCCAGCTCGCCCAGATGCGGACCACCGTCTCCGCCGAGTACTTCGGCCCCGGCGCCAGGTACGGCCTCGGGCTCGTCAGCAAGCCGCTGTCCTGCGGCGGCGTCTACTGGGGCCACGGCGGCAGCATGACCGGATACGAGACCCGGGGCGGCGCCACCGAGGACGGCCGCGCCGCCAACGTCGCGGTGACCACCCAGCCGTCCGACCCGAACGTCATGAAGCACGTCGACCGCGTCGTGGACAAGGCCCTGTGCGACAGCTGA
- a CDS encoding DUF5937 family protein — MSVSIDITGLPLERIHVVPSPLAELGMALHALSEPGHHPGLQGWATAVSARLDPCLADRMCEADFLWRTTFSDVFTPFAGLPGQNGLPGATLAEELDQLDKLSDEQFVDAALEFTCQSTYAEPDRKLLTDPAVRQRALDLAAARGPLQMRFTQRLLDDPPVVRAWFRTLLQDCEEAFFADTWARVSHQLAADARHKTELLRRKGLPEALKAMSGSVSLDESGRLITVDKISVGRTATGQGGLVIVPTSLGWPHLWVLHRKGWQAAITYPISSPGLTSPPTVEQLTRRMAALAHPMRMRLCRHLARGAYTTSELADAHGMTAPEISRHLSVLKKADLVSTRRRGRYVQHQLDIGVVSRLGSDFIEGVLR, encoded by the coding sequence ATGAGCGTGAGCATCGACATCACCGGGCTCCCCCTGGAGCGGATCCACGTCGTGCCCTCGCCCCTGGCCGAGCTCGGCATGGCGCTGCACGCGCTGTCCGAGCCGGGCCACCACCCGGGGCTCCAGGGCTGGGCGACAGCCGTCTCGGCGCGCCTGGATCCGTGCCTGGCGGACCGCATGTGCGAGGCCGACTTCCTGTGGCGCACGACGTTCTCGGACGTCTTCACGCCGTTCGCGGGACTCCCGGGGCAGAACGGGCTGCCCGGGGCCACGCTCGCCGAGGAGCTCGACCAGCTGGACAAGCTCTCCGACGAGCAATTCGTGGACGCGGCCCTGGAGTTCACCTGCCAGTCGACGTACGCGGAGCCGGACCGCAAGCTCCTGACCGACCCCGCCGTGCGGCAGCGCGCCCTGGACCTGGCGGCCGCCCGCGGCCCGCTCCAGATGCGCTTCACCCAGCGCCTGCTCGACGATCCGCCGGTCGTCCGCGCCTGGTTCCGCACGCTCCTCCAGGACTGCGAGGAGGCGTTCTTCGCCGACACCTGGGCCCGGGTCAGTCATCAACTGGCCGCGGACGCCCGGCACAAGACCGAGCTGCTGCGGCGCAAGGGCCTTCCTGAGGCGCTGAAGGCCATGTCCGGATCGGTGTCCCTGGACGAGAGCGGGCGGCTGATCACCGTCGACAAGATCAGCGTGGGCCGCACCGCCACGGGCCAGGGGGGCCTGGTGATCGTCCCGACCAGCCTCGGCTGGCCGCACCTCTGGGTGCTGCACCGCAAGGGCTGGCAGGCCGCGATCACGTACCCCATCAGCTCCCCCGGCCTCACCTCGCCGCCCACCGTGGAACAGTTGACCCGCCGCATGGCCGCGCTCGCCCACCCCATGCGGATGCGCCTGTGCCGCCACCTCGCGCGCGGGGCGTACACCACGAGCGAGCTGGCCGACGCGCACGGCATGACGGCTCCGGAGATATCCCGGCACCTGAGCGTCCTGAAGAAGGCCGACCTGGTCAGCACGCGCCGCCGAGGGCGCTACGTGCAGCACCAGTTGGACATCGGCGTGGTGTCCCGCCTGGGCAGCGATTTCATCGAGGGCGTCCTGCGCTAG
- a CDS encoding threonine aldolase family protein has protein sequence MTANSAEEDTGQDLERDRGEDQSQDQRVRRRAAALGAARTLHRSPLHLSLTERFSAIAAAAPEVVGADDPTDVYGDGVVATLEEEVAGLLGKEAAAFFPTGTMAQQVALRCWAGRTGNATVALHPLAHPELHEGGALPTVSGLRTVHPTHDPRLPTVDEVRDHGEPFGTLMLELPLRDAGFVLPTWEELTEVVAAARERDAVVHFDGARLWECTTHFGRPLAEIAGLADSVYVSFYKSLEGLSGAVLAGPRTLVDEARVWRHRYGGQLFQQFPTAVSALLGLKHALPRLPEYVAHARVVAEALREGLAAAGVPWSRVHPERPHTHQFQVWLPYATDVLDEAALGQAEETKTMLFGRWFSDGPPGLSVTEVTVGDAGLDWTADDVKEAVAEFVRRLPG, from the coding sequence ATGACTGCGAACAGCGCGGAAGAAGACACCGGACAGGACCTGGAGCGGGACCGGGGCGAGGACCAGAGCCAGGACCAGCGCGTCCGCAGGCGCGCCGCGGCCCTCGGCGCCGCGAGGACCCTGCACCGCTCGCCCCTGCACCTCTCCCTCACCGAGCGCTTCTCGGCCATCGCGGCCGCGGCCCCCGAGGTGGTGGGCGCCGACGACCCCACGGACGTCTACGGCGACGGCGTCGTGGCCACCCTGGAGGAGGAGGTCGCGGGCCTGCTCGGCAAGGAGGCCGCCGCCTTCTTCCCGACCGGCACGATGGCCCAGCAGGTCGCCCTGCGCTGCTGGGCGGGGCGCACCGGGAACGCGACCGTCGCCCTGCACCCCCTGGCCCACCCCGAACTCCACGAAGGGGGCGCCCTGCCCACGGTGAGCGGGCTGCGCACGGTGCACCCGACGCACGACCCGCGGCTGCCGACGGTCGACGAGGTGCGCGACCACGGGGAGCCCTTCGGGACGCTGATGCTCGAACTGCCGCTCCGGGACGCCGGTTTCGTCCTGCCGACCTGGGAGGAGCTGACGGAGGTGGTGGCCGCGGCCCGCGAGCGGGACGCGGTGGTGCACTTCGACGGGGCCCGCCTGTGGGAGTGCACGACGCACTTCGGCCGTCCCCTCGCGGAGATCGCCGGGCTCGCGGACAGCGTGTACGTCTCGTTCTACAAGTCCCTCGAGGGGCTGAGCGGCGCCGTGCTCGCCGGTCCGCGCACCCTCGTCGACGAGGCGCGGGTGTGGCGCCACCGCTACGGGGGCCAGCTCTTCCAGCAGTTCCCGACCGCCGTGTCCGCGCTCCTGGGCCTGAAGCACGCGCTGCCCAGGCTGCCCGAGTACGTCGCCCACGCGCGCGTGGTCGCCGAGGCGCTGCGCGAGGGGCTCGCCGCCGCCGGGGTGCCCTGGTCGCGCGTGCACCCCGAGCGGCCGCACACCCATCAGTTCCAGGTCTGGCTGCCGTACGCGACGGACGTGCTCGACGAGGCGGCGCTCGGTCAGGCGGAGGAGACCAAGACCATGCTCTTCGGGCGCTGGTTCTCCGACGGGCCGCCCGGTCTGTCGGTCACGGAGGTCACCGTGGGCGACGCGGGCCTGGACTGGACGGCCGACGACGTCAAGGAAGCGGTCGCGGAGTTCGTGCGGCGGCTCCCCGGCTGA
- a CDS encoding Rossmann-like and DUF2520 domain-containing protein: MNASHQPDPRDRPARLTVGVVGAGRVGPALAAALQLAGHRPVAASGVSDTSVRRAAAMLPDVPLVPPAEVLERADLVLLTVPDDALPGLVDGLAETGAVRPGQLLVHTSGRYGTKVLEPALRAGALPLALHPAMTFTGTAVDVQRLAGCSFGVTAPEELRLAAEALVIEMGGEPEWISEESRPLYHAALALGANHLVTLVAESMDLLRDAGVAAPDRMLGPLLGAALDNALRSGDAALTGPVARGDAGTVAAHVAELRKHAPQTVAGYLAMARATADRALAHGLLKPELAEDLLGVLANGAGGAGGAGEGDR; this comes from the coding sequence GTGAACGCATCGCATCAGCCAGACCCGCGGGACCGTCCCGCGAGGCTCACCGTGGGTGTCGTGGGAGCGGGCCGCGTGGGCCCCGCGCTCGCCGCGGCGCTGCAACTCGCAGGGCACCGTCCGGTGGCCGCGTCCGGAGTGTCCGACACCTCCGTGCGCCGCGCCGCCGCGATGCTGCCCGACGTCCCCCTGGTACCGCCCGCCGAAGTCCTCGAGCGGGCCGACCTGGTGCTCCTGACCGTCCCCGACGACGCCCTGCCCGGCCTCGTCGACGGTCTCGCGGAGACCGGGGCCGTGCGCCCCGGCCAGCTCCTCGTGCACACCTCCGGCAGGTACGGCACCAAGGTCCTCGAACCCGCGCTGCGGGCCGGTGCCCTGCCGCTCGCGCTGCACCCCGCCATGACCTTCACCGGCACCGCCGTCGACGTGCAGCGCCTGGCCGGATGCTCCTTCGGCGTGACCGCGCCCGAGGAGCTGCGCCTCGCCGCCGAGGCCCTGGTCATCGAGATGGGCGGCGAGCCCGAGTGGATCTCCGAGGAGAGCCGCCCGCTCTACCACGCGGCCCTCGCCCTCGGTGCGAACCACCTGGTCACGCTGGTCGCCGAGTCCATGGACCTGCTCCGCGACGCGGGCGTGGCCGCCCCCGACCGGATGCTCGGCCCGCTGCTCGGCGCCGCCCTCGACAACGCCCTGCGCTCCGGCGACGCCGCGCTCACCGGACCCGTCGCGCGCGGGGACGCGGGCACGGTCGCCGCGCACGTCGCCGAGTTGCGCAAGCACGCCCCGCAGACCGTCGCGGGCTACCTCGCGATGGCCCGCGCCACCGCCGACCGCGCCCTCGCGCACGGCCTGCTCAAGCCGGAGCTCGCCGAGGACCTCCTCGGCGTCCTCGCCAACGGAGCGGGCGGCGCCGGTGGAGCCGGGGAGGGAGACCGATGA
- the panC gene encoding pantoate--beta-alanine ligase — translation MTTALLHTAESLRTRARAGRRAVVMTMGALHDGHASLIRAARRVAGPEGEVVVTVFVNPLQFGAGEDLDRYPRTLEADLKIAEQAGADAVFAPSVDEVYPGGEPQVRIGAGPMGTVLEGATRPGHFDGMLTVVAKLLHLTRPDAALFGQKDAQQLALIRRMVRDLNFDVEIVGVPTVREDDGLALSSRNRYLAPDERRTALALSQALFAGRDRHAAQEALRARAASAPATRARAVALSAIGESRAAADAHALARSGAPSASDGPAAVLASARQVLDEAARLRPPLRLDYVALVDPADFTDVRPGHSGDAVLAVAARVGSTRLIDNIPLTFGATV, via the coding sequence ATGACCACCGCCCTCCTGCACACCGCCGAGTCCTTGCGCACGCGCGCGCGTGCGGGACGCCGTGCCGTCGTCATGACGATGGGCGCCCTGCACGACGGACACGCCTCGCTGATCCGCGCCGCCCGCCGCGTCGCGGGCCCCGAGGGCGAGGTCGTCGTCACGGTCTTCGTGAACCCGCTCCAGTTCGGCGCGGGCGAGGACCTGGACCGCTACCCGCGCACCCTCGAAGCCGACCTCAAGATCGCCGAACAGGCGGGCGCCGACGCCGTGTTCGCCCCCTCCGTGGACGAGGTCTACCCGGGCGGCGAGCCCCAGGTCCGCATCGGCGCGGGCCCCATGGGCACGGTCCTCGAAGGCGCCACCCGCCCCGGCCACTTCGACGGCATGCTCACCGTCGTCGCCAAGCTGCTGCACCTCACCCGGCCCGACGCGGCGCTGTTCGGGCAGAAGGACGCCCAGCAGCTCGCCCTGATCCGCCGCATGGTGCGCGACCTGAACTTCGACGTGGAGATCGTCGGCGTCCCCACCGTCCGCGAGGACGACGGCCTGGCGCTCTCCAGCCGCAACCGCTACCTCGCGCCCGACGAGCGCCGCACCGCGCTCGCCCTCTCCCAGGCCCTCTTCGCGGGCCGCGACCGGCACGCCGCGCAGGAGGCCCTGCGCGCCCGTGCCGCCAGCGCGCCCGCCACGCGCGCGCGTGCCGTCGCCCTGAGCGCCATCGGCGAGTCCCGCGCGGCCGCCGACGCCCACGCGCTCGCCCGGTCCGGGGCGCCCTCCGCGAGCGACGGGCCCGCGGCCGTCCTCGCCTCGGCCCGGCAGGTCCTCGACGAGGCCGCCCGGCTGCGGCCCCCGCTGCGCCTGGACTACGTGGCGCTGGTCGACCCCGCCGACTTCACCGACGTACGTCCGGGGCACAGCGGAGACGCCGTCCTCGCCGTGGCCGCCAGGGTCGGCTCCACACGACTGATCGACAACATCCCGCTGACCTTCGGAGCGACCGTATGA